CTTCTTCCTTGAAGTGTTTTTTTGCAGCGATGCTCCACCAACGGCAAGCGTCGGGGCATCGCAACGTTCCTATCAGAAGGGTTTCGGCCAGCGGGTCCCGTCGAATCCAGACTAATCCGCAAAATCGACCAAACTCCTCTAATTGGGTCCGGATACTAGAACCGCAAGTTTGTCTACGTCAATGTCGACTGAGCAATCCTATCGTGCGAATCTTGGCGAATGTTGCCATTCGCTAGTGATTCGCCAGCTTCGCCCTTGCAAAAAGCAAGGTTTCCAGTGACAATCCTGGACTTCAAAAGAAATCAGGCGCGACCCTCCAGGACCAAATTGTGGCCCTGTCGCTGGGATCGTGCCATTGCGTAAATCTACGCGAGGTAACGACTTACACCCCTTTCTTGCACTCCCTTAGGAGCATTGTCGATGGCCCGATATACCGGACCCAAAGCACGTATTAATCGCCGTCTAGGCGCCATGATCTATGAAACCGCCGGTGCTGCCCGCGCGATGGAACGCCGCAATACCCCTCCAGGTATGCACACCCGCGGCCGTCGCCCCAGTAACTACGGTCTGGCGTTGATGGAGAAGCAAAAGATCAAGCACTATTACGGCTTGGGCGAACGACAACTGCGCCGCTACTTTGATGCGGTCAGCAGCAAGCAAGGAAACACGGGTGAATTGTTGTTGCTGATGTGCGAACGCCGTCTGGACAACATCGTCCGCCGCTGCGGGTTCACCAAAACCCGTCCTCAAGCTCGGCAAGGCGTTGCCCACGGCCACTTCTTGGTTAATGGCGTCAAAGTCACCAAGCCAAACTACCTGCTGCGTCCAGGCGACGAGGTCGAAGTTCGCGACCGCGAAGGTCTGAAGAACCTGTACCGCGGCGTGATCGCCAACGCTTCGCCCGACGCCCTCGATTGGGTGGCATTCGACAGCGAAAACCTGAAGGCAACCGTCCAAGGCCTGCCCGGCCCTAGCGACATCAGCCTGCCGGTAGATGCTAACTCCGTGGTCGAATTCCTGTCTCGCTAGGTTTCTGCTGCGACTCTTGCAGGTTCCTCAACTCGCTATCCTGAACAAACATCATGCATTCATCGCTCGTTGTATTGGGCGGGGGTCCAGGCGGCTACGCGGCCGCATTTCTGGCCGCCGACGAAGGTCTCGAAGTCACGATTGTCGAAGCCGATTCGCGGCTCGGCGGAACGTGCTTGCTACGGGGTTGCATCCCCAGCAAGGCTTTGTTGCATGTGGCTCGGGTGATTAGCGAAGTTCAGGAACTCAATGAAGACTGGGGCGTCAGCTATCCTGGCGCCCCGTCGATCGATATCGATAAGGTTCGCGGCCGCAAAGAAACTGTGATCTCGAACCTGACCGGCGGTCTTCAGGCTTTGGCCAAACGCCGCGGCGTCAAAGTCATCCACGCCAAGGGCGTCTTTGAGAACAGCACCACCCTGAAGTTGGAAGGGGACCACGCGTCGATCCCCGAAGGTGGAAAGATCACTTTCGATCATTGCATCCTCGCGACCGGCAGCGTTCCGTTTGTTCCGCCGGCGTTTGATATCGGCAGCGATCGCGTGATGGACAGCACCGGCGCGTTGGAACTGAAAGACGTTCCCGAAACGATGCTGGTTGTCGGCGGTGGATACATCGGCCTGGAGCTTGGCAGCGTCTACGCTCAACTGGGCAGCAAGGTTTCGATCGTCGAATTGATGGACGGCCTACTGCCCGGCGCCGACCGCGACCTGGTCAAGCCGCTGCAAAAGCGGATCGAAAAACTAGTCGACGGCCGGTTGTTCCTGAACACCAAAGTCGGCTCGCTCGCCGAAGAGAAAGACGGCGTTCACGTGACCTTCGAAGGGCCAAGCAAGTTTGGCAACGAAGTCTACGACCGCGTGTTGGTTTCGATCGGCCGCCGCCCCGTCAGCAAGGGTTTTGGACTGGAGAACACCCAAGTTGTCGTCAATGCCAAGGGCTTTGTGGAGTGCGATTCGCAACAGCGAACCGCCGACCCGCACATCCTGGCGATCGGCGACGTCGCTGGCGAACCGATGCTCGCGCACAAAGCCAATCACGAAGGTCGCGTCGCGGCCGAAGTCGTGCTTGGCAAGAACTCCGCCTTCGACAAAGTGGCGATTCCCGCAGTGGTCTTCACCGATCCCGAAATCGCTTGGGCTGGCCTGACCGAAGGCGAAGCCAAAGCTGCCGGCCGCAAGGTCGATGTCGAAGTCTACCCCTGGGCTGCCAGCGGTCGCGCTCAAGCGATCGGCCGGACTGAAGGTTCGACCAAGTGGCTCGTCGACCCTGAAACCCATCGCGTTGTCGGCTGTGGAATCGTGGGTGCCGGAGCTGGCGAATTGATCGCCGAAGCCGTCCTGGCGATCGAGATGGGCTGCGAAGTCCACGACATCACCGACAGCATCCACCCGCACCCAACGCTCAGCGAAACGCTGATGAACGCGGGCGAAGTCCACTTCGGCACGGCGACCGAGATCTACAAGCCGAAGAAGAAATAGCTTCCGCCAGATCGGCGCGAGACTGCTGGAGTCGAGGCTTCAGCCGAAAACGCACGACGGTTGGAGTCGAGGCTTCAGCCGACAACAAACGATCGTTGGTGTAGAGGCTTCAGCCGAAAACGTCACCGATCCGCTTTACGTGCACTGCCCAGCGAACCGCAGGCCGCGGACGATCTGATTAACAGCAGCGGTTGCGTCGATCGAGCGGGCGACTTCGGCGTTGAGCGACCATTCGCGATGCCGCCGGGCGTCGCAAACCGTCTGGCCGCGAGTCAGTTCGCCGCGAGTCTCGATGTCGATCGCCATGTCTTCCCAAGTGAACAGCTCGGGCTCCAGGAAGCCCAGCAGCGCCACGGGGTCGTACAGCGAAATCGTTTCGCGGCCCAGATTCTGAACATAGCTGCGGAAGGCAAACAGCAACAGTTTATGCAGCAACTGGCCAGCTCGCGTCTGCTTCGACGGCAGGTTTTCGATCAGCTCGATCGAGAACTCGACTTGATCGGTGACGTCCAGTGGGACCAGGCTTTTGGTTGTCGCCGATTCGATCACGCTGCGAGCAGCGGTCGGATCGAAGTACATATTCATCTCGGCAACGGGCGAAATATTGCCCGGGCAGGCGACAGCTCCACCGCTGATCACCAACCGGTCGACCAGCGATTCGAGCCCCGGTTCGCGCTGGAACGCGCGGGCGACATTGGTCAACGGGCCCAAGCAGATCAGCGAGACTTGGTTGGGGTGCTGTCGCAGCAATTCGGAGATAATTTTTTCGCTCAGATGCCGATGCTGGCGATCGCTCGGCTCGTAATTGCAGCCGGCCAAGCCATCGGAACCGTGCAGCACGATATCGTTGATAACCGCTGCGCCTTCGCATGGCGAAGCGACCCCGATCCGCGGATATTTCGGCGGGTCCAACTGCTGGATCAGCCCCTGGACATTGGTTGTCGCCTGGTCGGCATCGACGGTTCCAGCCGTTGCCGTAACCGCCAAAACTTCCAGCCGCGGGTCAAACAATGCCATCGTGAGTGCGATCGCGTCGTCGATTCCGGGATCACAGTCGATAATCACTTTTCTAGCCATAGGTGCGATTGTACGGTTGTCGGCGAGGTGGCGAAACGGGGATTTTGTCTCGACCGACCGGGAAACGCACAATCGCCCCTCAGCCAGCGAAGATTGCCGCCGCGGCGGTCCCAACCGATCGCCGCTGTCGTTATATTGACCACCGGCTCGCTCGCTTGATGCGACGCGACAACCTTGCATTGCCTCTCCCTTTGTGCCGACAACGTTGTGGTGAATATGAGTATCCAGATTGACGAAGCGATCCGCACGGTCCAGGCCGGCAACGACTTGGCCGCCGACGATGTGCAGGCGTTGATCGGGACGATGCTGCAGGGCGAGGCGGAAGACCAGGCGATCGGCGAGCTTTTGCTAGCATTGCGAGCCAAAGGAGAAGTCGTCAGCGAACTGGTTGGCGCCGCCCGCGCGATGCGCAAGCACATGACGCCAGTCGCATCGGCCGGGGGCATCCTGTTGGACACCTGCGGCACCGGCGGCGACGGCTCGGGAACGTTTAACATCAGCACCGCCGCGGCGATCGTCACCGCAGCAGCTGGCATCCCCGTAGCCAAACACGGCAACCGCGCGATCACCAGCAAGAGCGGATCGGCCGATGTGCTGTCCGCCTTGGGAGTCAACATCGACACCGATCGCGATGTTGTCGAGCGATGCTTGGCGGAGGTTGGGATCTGTTTTTGCTTCGCGCCGCGACTGCATCCCGCCATGCGTCATGTCGGTGCGATTCGCCGCCAACTGGGCGTGCCGACGCTGTTCAATTTGCTGGGCCCTCTTTGCAATCCTGCCGCCGCGTCGCACCAGGTGCTTGGCACTGGCAAGTCCTCCACGCAGCGACAACTGGCCGAAGCGCTGCATCAATTGGGAACCGAGCATGCCGCCGTCGTTCGCGGCCTCGACGGCTTGGATGAAGTCACATTGGATGGCTCAACCTCCGTGATCGAAGTAACGGCCGCGGGCTGCCGAGAGATCGAGTGGACGCCGGCCAGTTTTGGGCTGAGTCCATCGGGCCCCGAAACGATGCAAGCCGACGGGCCCGACGAGAGCGCGGCGATCATCCGACAAGTGCTCGACGGCCAGCCAGGGCCAGCTCGAGACATCGTCGTCGCCAACGCAGCCGCTTCGATTTGGTTGTGCAACCCCGAAGGCGGCCTGATCGCCGCAGCGGAACAAGCCGCCGATGCGATCGACACTGGACAAGCCCAACGCACACTCGAAGCCTTATCCGCAATGACATCCGCCGACCAGTAGAAGTGTGGTTTCCGTATTCGCTGAAAGCGACAAAACACCGGAGACGCTTCGCCTCCAGCCGCCAGTCCGTCCTGTCCCAGGTAACTCACCACTGTTCGATTCGGCGACACGCCCCTCCCCGAAAAACTTGCTCGGCGCTCGTTCTTCGACCCTCCCTGCTTCGCCGGGCGGGTGAAGCGCCGGTTACAAATTCACCCTCCGCCAAACGGAGTTTGAAGGGGAGGGTCGAACCAGCGAAGCGAAGTTCGGGGAGGGAAGCCTCACGCATCGCCGCCGTTCGATCCGGCGCACAGCCGCTCCCCGAAAAACTTGCTCGGCGATCGTTCTTCGGCCCTCCCTGCTTCGCCGCGCGGGTGAAGTGCTGGTCACGACTTCACCCTCCGCCAAACGGAGTTTGAAGGGGAGGGTCGAACCAGCGAAGCGAAGTTCGGGGAGGTGGCTGTCGGATGTACAGCCATGGTGCCGGGAAGGATACTGACACGCCCGTTTATGCGGCGGCATAAGTGGATAGAATACGGCTCAACAAACATTACAAAACAATCAGCAACGGTGAACTCATGAACACGTCAACTGAAGCGGTATCGTCTGCCGACAAAGTCGACTCGAAAGCGCATTCGAAATCTGGAGGCGCCTGGACAACTCGACTTGGCATCCTGTGCGCGATGCTGGTCCTGGCGATCGCTGGGATCGGATTCACCCAGGCGACCGATACGGGCGCTTGGGAGTACTGGTTGTTTGTGGTCCTGGTTTACGCCGCACTTGGGCTCTGGAAAAGCGTCCGCAGCGCCAAGCAGGCGGGGCAATCGATCCACAAGACGATCATCAGAGAATTGTCTCACTGGGGGATCTTGGTTGGTTTTCTCGCGGCCCTGCTGATGCTGGAGCGTCGCGAGATCATCAATCGCGATTCCGCTTCCTACTTTGCAGTGATGCTGCTGGCGTTGACCTGTTGCTTGGCTGGGGTTCACATCGACTGGCTGCTGTTGGTCGTTGGCATCTCCTTGACGTTGATGGTTCTGGCGATGGCGATGCTGGAGCAATTATCCGCCTGGATCATCATGATCCTGGTGGCTTGCGTGGCAGTCGCAATTTTCTACTTCAAATCGAAACGAGATAGTTCCGCAGCGAAGGCCACGAAGTAGTTCATCGGCCCGCCCTCCCTGACCTAGCTACGCTCCCCAACGCAAGTTTTCCATGCCCAGCGATCCATCCAACCCCACCGCCCAATCACCCGATTCGATCCTGCAACAGAACTGGTGGCACAAGCCGCTGATTTGGGGCGTGTTCGTGGCGTTGATCTACGCGTTGCGAGAGTTCTTCCTGGTTGGGTTCCTGACATTCCTGTTCTGCTTCATCGTCCGCAGCCTGGTGGGAGCAATCGCCCGCCGCATTGCACCTCAGCATCCCGACAGCCACCGGCTGGATCTGATCCTGACACTGTCGATCTTTTCGTGTCTGTGCTTGTCGCTGTATGGACTCGGCCGATTCTTTGTGCCGCCGCTGATTCACGAAGGCAAGAGCCTGGTGACGCAGATGAAACAGACGAATGCCGTCGAACTGCAGAACACATTGCTGTCCAACACGGCGGGAACGTGGAAGTTTAAACGCCAGTTTGGTCCCCCCGAGGATCCACGCTACAAAAAAGGGCTCGCTCAGTTTCTTGCCGCCGGTCGTAGCGGTGCGGGGTTGTACCAGGAATTCCCTCAGCTGCACTCACGACTCAAAGCCGAATTCGAAGCCAACTACGAACAGGCTCAAGTGCTTCAACTGCAGTCGCAAGCGAGCGGTGCAAGCGTGCCGTTTAAGACTTGGTTCATGGAGTTCAAAGCACCCGACATCTTCCATGCAAAACAGGATTATTACGTTTCGCGTTGGCAAGCAAGCCAAGCCTCCGATGACAAGCAGGACGAGGCGAAAAGCCTAACGCAGAAGACCGATTTTGAATCTCTCCGCGACGAACGAATCCGGCAGCGAATCTGGGCCGACGTCAATGCCGATCCCGTGCTGTTGGCTCAACTCAAGAGCGAATGGGCGCAAGCGATTTCGATCCAGAAATGGGCGGAGTTTCGTGAATCCCCCGCATACCAAGCTGAGTTCAAACAGTTCTACGAAACTCAATTTGCCGACGACTCCAACAACGTGCCGATCGACTACGCCTACTTCGAAACCTTGGCAGCCGCCTACCCCAAAGGGAAACAGGCCTTCTTGGAAGCTGTCGACCAGCATCAACAGACAGCGAAGGAATCGGCGGCGCACCAACAATTCGATTTTGAATCGGCAACAAAACGGGAATTTGGTCAGCAATGGTGGGCGACCAGCCCGGCGGCTGACTGGGTGCGTGAACATGCAACCGAGGATGGGCCAAAAATACTCGCCGCCGGCGTGAAGCAATTCGACCAAGCGCTCGGCCACGTGTTAAGGGTCCCGATCCAGATCGGCACCGCACTGCTGCTGGCCGTTTTCATGCTGATCGAATGGGATAGCGTGAAGACGGGCGTGGCGAACATTCGCAACACGCGACTGCGATCGGTCTTCGATGAAATCGCACCGGGAGTGGTCGCGCTGGGCAAACTGATCGGCAAATCCTTCCAGGGGCAAGTCGTGATCGCAGTGATCAACGCCTTCCTGACACTGATCGCCCTGTGGGTAATCGGTGTCGAATACAAGTTTATCCTGGCGATGGTCGTGTTCGTGTTCAGTTTTATCCCGGTGGTTGGAGTAATCCTGTCGGGCGTTCCGCTTTGCGGAATGGCCATCCTGCAGCCCGGCGGATCGCTGCTGATGGCGGTACAGGTGATCGCGGCGGTTGCGTTGATCCACTTGATCGAAGGGATGGTTCTGTCGCCGCGGATCATTGGCAAGATCGGACATCTGCATCCTGTGCTGGTGATTGCGATCCTGTTGATCGCGGAACACTTCTTCGGAATGTGGGGCCTGGTTCTGGGCGTACCGGTCGCCATCTATCTGATCCGCGTGGTGCTGCTCGACCTGCCCATTCCCGGGATCTACGAGCCCGACCGCACTCCGGAACTGGAATAGGTTCAGCGACTCACCGCGACCGGCAGCCGCGAGAGCAGGACTGCAGGTTTGCCATCGCGGGGTGCCCGGTTCCCGAAACCGCTGATAGAATTCTCGAGATTCGATTCTCGATTCAATTTCTGTGAAGGACTTTCTCCTTAGTGTCGTCCACCAGCGAGCCCAAACTCGGTGCCTTCTCCACACTATCCATCGGCATCGGTGGCATGGTGGGCGGCGGGATCTTTGCGGTCACCGGACTCACGATCACTGCAACTCAAGGTGGCGCGCCGGTCGCGTTCTTGATCGCGGGGATCGTGGCGTTGTTGACCAGTTATTCCTATTTGAAACTGACGCTCAGATATCCCGGCGTCGGCGGCACCGTCGACTTCCTGAACCGGGCTTTCGGTACCGGCATCTTCACCGGAGCGGCGAATATCCTGCTGCTGCTCAGCTACGTCGTGCTGGTCGCCGTCTACGCCTACGCCTTCGGCAGCTACGGAGCCTGTTTCTTCCCCGAACCCGACAGGCCCTTCTGGACTCATGCGCTGATCAGTGGCGTGATCGTTGGGTTGGTGGGAGTGAACGCGTTGGGAGGCAGCTTGGTCGTCCGGGCGGAAAACGTTTTTAACATCGTCAAAATCTTGCTCTTAGCCGCCTTCATCGTGGCTGGACTGGCCACCCCAATGGAATGGAGCCGATTGGGGACGGAACATTATGTATCGCCGATGGGTTTAGTCGCCGGAGCGATGTTGATCTTCCTGAACTACGAAGGCTTTGAACTGATCGCCAACGCATCGAAGGATGTTGCCAATCCCAAACGCTCGCTGCCGATCGCCTACGTCGGCGGCGTGCTGATCGTGATTGTGATTTACATGCTGATCGTCGCGGTCGTTGTCGGCCACTTGAGTTTCGCGGAGGTGGCCAAAGACAGCGACACCGCACTCTCGGTCGCCGCACAAGACGTGATGGGAAGAACCGGATACATCGCGATTGCGATTGCCGCGTTGCTGGCGACAAGTTCGGCGATCAACGCCACATTCTACAGCACCGGACGCCTGGCTTATATCATCGCCAAGACGGGTGAACTGCCGTCGGAACTGAAGCGATCGTTTCGCGGCCAACACCTGGAAGGGACGCTGATCACTGCGGTCCTGGCGCTGGTCGTCGCGAATTTTGTCCCTCTGGATGCGATCGCGACGATGGGCAGTGCAGGTTTCCTGTTGCTGTTCCTGGCTGTCAACGTTGCCAACGTCCGTTTAGCCCGTCAGACCAACAGCCGCGCATGGCTATCCGGCCTAGCAGCGCTCAGCACACTGGTCGCCATGATCGTGTTGTGCGTGAAGGTCGACGAAAATCCGGCGACACGAAACCATCTGTGGATTCTGGTCGGCATGATTGTCGTTTCGCTGACAATTGAGATCGTGTACCGCAGCCTGACGGGGCGCGAAGTACGAATGGGAAGGACGCCCGATTCCAATCCGAAAAGCGATGTCGCCTAGCCGCGGCCGGGGAGCGGCCCAGGCCCGCATCGATCAATTTTGCAACGCGTCGCGGGCGAGGGTGCTGATGCGAACAAGCCACACGCCTAACAGGAAAAAGCCAAACAATGAATGATCAAATTCAAGCGATCGTAACCGTCCTCTCGTTGATGAACCCCGCGATCTGCGCGGCGATGTTTACCGCGGCGGAGACGGATCGACCATTCGACGAAAAGGCAACCGACGCCACCAAGGCAGCTCTGGCGATCCTGGTGATCCTCTCGATCGCCGCCCTGATTGGAACACGTCTGCTGCACGTCTTCGGCATTTCCCTGGACGCATTCATGGTGGCCGGCGGCGGCGTGCTGGCGTGGATGGGCTTCTCGATGCTCAACCGCCATGCGGACGCTGAGGCATCGAAGTCGCATCAGTCGCTGACGCCCTTGATCCTGTTTGCCGCGAGTCCAGGAACGATCACCGGAGTCATTACGCTGTCGGCGGTACACACTCAATTGAAGCTGCCGATCACCGCTCTGATCTCGGTCGCCGTCGCAACGGTATGCACTTGGATTGTGATGCTGCTGGCTGCCCGCTTCTCCAGTGCACAAAACGGCGGCGGATTCTTGCGAGACACGATGACGCGGTTCATGGGGCTGATCGTCCTGTCGATGGGCGTGCAGTTTGCGTTGACCGGTTTTCACGCGTTCGCAAAAAGCGGAACCGTCGCCGGTTGATCGAAGAGTGCCGCATGATCCTGGAGTCGTTCGGAACCATTTCGAGTGATACAATTAGCCCGCTCTGCAACTCGGTTGCCGTAGCAATCGCGACAGCAAAACCGTCAACAACTCTTTTCCATAGAAACCGTCCATCCGATGTCAAAACCAAAAGAACACAAGCACAACAGCGACCATCAACATACATCGCACCACAACGCTGCGAAGTCGAAGAAGATTCATCACGATTGGCGGTTCTGGACCGCGATCGTGTTAATGGGACTGGCGATGGCCGCTTATGTCCTCTCGTTTGACGAGTCGCTGCGTCCGGGAGACGTCGACCAAGCCGAAGTCCCCATGGCAGCTGAATAAAGGCCAATGAAGCAGCAAGCTTCCGCCCTGCACCGCGACTCGGGCGACTCCGACAAAAGTCGTGTCACCACGCGAGGGGTGCGGGGAATTGCAGCATGTTGTTTCTGGTGTGCCACTGGCTTCGCCAGTGTTCTCTAAGCGAAGTAATGGAATTGGAATTACTGACAAACTTTCCAATTCCGGTTCGGTTGCAATAGCGACGTCATTGTGTCAGCTGGGTTCATTAGACGGCCCGTTCGTGACGCTCTCCAAAGCATCGGAAGTGATGGCATGGTTTCCGAGCCACACCGAAAACAAGTTAAGCACTACCATCAAGCTGGGCATCTGCATGAGTTAACGTTCTCGTGCATTCGAAGAATGCCCGTGCTGACGAACAATTCTTGGCAACTTTGGCAGAACGGACTGTTTTGCAGCATACAATGTTAGCCATTGGAGGCACGATTGGCTGTTCGGGCTTTGGGGCTTCGGTCGAGGAGCACTGGCGAAGCCAGTGGCACACCAAAGATGAACCGTTAGGACAATGCCCCCGCCGCCGGAAGCCTGTGGACGTTCTCGCGTGACGAAAGCCGGCCGGGGATTGCAGCGTCAGCTTCTTCGGTTTCATCTCCACCTCTTTTGAGAGTCCAGCATCCCAATGAATGCGTCGATCATCACGCTTTGGACACGCGTTCGGGACAGCTACTGGTTCGTCCCCTCACTGCTGGTTGTCGGTTCGATTCTGCTCTCATTTGCCACGACGGCGCTGGACGAATCGCTTGGTTCGGACTGGATCGATGACATCGACTGGCTGTCGACAAATCAACCCGAGGGTGCGCGGGCGGTGCTGTCGACAGTCGCCGGATCGATGATCACGGTTGCCGGCGTGACGTTTTCGATGACGATCCTCTCGATCTCGCACACGACGTCGCAGATCGGCCCGCGGCTGTTGAACAACTTCATGGCGGATAAAGCCAACCAGTTTACGCTGGGCGTTTTCATCTCGACCTTTATCTATTGCTTGATGGTCTTGCGAACCGTTCGCAGCGCCGAGAGCGCGCCGCCGGGCAGCGACGCGGTCGGCGATCTGGCGGGCGCGTTTGTGCCTCAGATCGCTGTGGTCATCGGCGTCCTGATGGCGATCGCCAGCGTTGGCGTGCTGATCTTCTTCATCCATCACATCCCCGAAACGATCCATGTTTCGAATATCATCGCCAACATCGGCAAAGGGATCAATCGACACATCGATGGACAGTTCCCCGCTCGCGTCGGAGAACCGCGGGACGAAGAGATCGACCGCCAACAGAAGCTTGAAATGCCGGACTGCTTCGATTCCACGGCCGTGCAAATCGATGCGACCACTAGCGGATATTTGGAATACATCGATGGCAACGGCTTGATGCAAATCGCTTGCCAACACGACTTGGTGATGAAGATCGACCGCAGCCCCGGCGACTTCGTCACGCCCGCCAGCCTGCTGATGCTTGTTGCACCCCGGGAACGGATCGACGACGACATCCGCAAAGAACTCGCCGCGATGTTTGTCTTTGGCGTTCAACGGACCACCACGCAAGACCTGCGTTTTCAGATCAATCAATTGGTCGAAGTTGCGATGCGGGCGCTTTCGCCTGGAGTCAACGATCCTTTTACGGCGATCAGCTGTATGGATTGGTTGCAGTCGGCGTTGGAAAACCTGTCGGCTCGCGAACTGCCCGATTCGCATCGCTTCGACGAATCGCAGAACCTCCGCTTGGTGGCGACGCC
Above is a genomic segment from Rosistilla ulvae containing:
- the rpsD gene encoding 30S ribosomal protein S4, whose amino-acid sequence is MARYTGPKARINRRLGAMIYETAGAARAMERRNTPPGMHTRGRRPSNYGLALMEKQKIKHYYGLGERQLRRYFDAVSSKQGNTGELLLLMCERRLDNIVRRCGFTKTRPQARQGVAHGHFLVNGVKVTKPNYLLRPGDEVEVRDREGLKNLYRGVIANASPDALDWVAFDSENLKATVQGLPGPSDISLPVDANSVVEFLSR
- the lpdA gene encoding dihydrolipoyl dehydrogenase is translated as MHSSLVVLGGGPGGYAAAFLAADEGLEVTIVEADSRLGGTCLLRGCIPSKALLHVARVISEVQELNEDWGVSYPGAPSIDIDKVRGRKETVISNLTGGLQALAKRRGVKVIHAKGVFENSTTLKLEGDHASIPEGGKITFDHCILATGSVPFVPPAFDIGSDRVMDSTGALELKDVPETMLVVGGGYIGLELGSVYAQLGSKVSIVELMDGLLPGADRDLVKPLQKRIEKLVDGRLFLNTKVGSLAEEKDGVHVTFEGPSKFGNEVYDRVLVSIGRRPVSKGFGLENTQVVVNAKGFVECDSQQRTADPHILAIGDVAGEPMLAHKANHEGRVAAEVVLGKNSAFDKVAIPAVVFTDPEIAWAGLTEGEAKAAGRKVDVEVYPWAASGRAQAIGRTEGSTKWLVDPETHRVVGCGIVGAGAGELIAEAVLAIEMGCEVHDITDSIHPHPTLSETLMNAGEVHFGTATEIYKPKKK
- a CDS encoding nucleoside hydrolase, with amino-acid sequence MIIDCDPGIDDAIALTMALFDPRLEVLAVTATAGTVDADQATTNVQGLIQQLDPPKYPRIGVASPCEGAAVINDIVLHGSDGLAGCNYEPSDRQHRHLSEKIISELLRQHPNQVSLICLGPLTNVARAFQREPGLESLVDRLVISGGAVACPGNISPVAEMNMYFDPTAARSVIESATTKSLVPLDVTDQVEFSIELIENLPSKQTRAGQLLHKLLLFAFRSYVQNLGRETISLYDPVALLGFLEPELFTWEDMAIDIETRGELTRGQTVCDARRHREWSLNAEVARSIDATAAVNQIVRGLRFAGQCT
- the trpD gene encoding anthranilate phosphoribosyltransferase, producing the protein MSIQIDEAIRTVQAGNDLAADDVQALIGTMLQGEAEDQAIGELLLALRAKGEVVSELVGAARAMRKHMTPVASAGGILLDTCGTGGDGSGTFNISTAAAIVTAAAGIPVAKHGNRAITSKSGSADVLSALGVNIDTDRDVVERCLAEVGICFCFAPRLHPAMRHVGAIRRQLGVPTLFNLLGPLCNPAAASHQVLGTGKSSTQRQLAEALHQLGTEHAAVVRGLDGLDEVTLDGSTSVIEVTAAGCREIEWTPASFGLSPSGPETMQADGPDESAAIIRQVLDGQPGPARDIVVANAAASIWLCNPEGGLIAAAEQAADAIDTGQAQRTLEALSAMTSADQ
- a CDS encoding AI-2E family transporter — translated: MPSDPSNPTAQSPDSILQQNWWHKPLIWGVFVALIYALREFFLVGFLTFLFCFIVRSLVGAIARRIAPQHPDSHRLDLILTLSIFSCLCLSLYGLGRFFVPPLIHEGKSLVTQMKQTNAVELQNTLLSNTAGTWKFKRQFGPPEDPRYKKGLAQFLAAGRSGAGLYQEFPQLHSRLKAEFEANYEQAQVLQLQSQASGASVPFKTWFMEFKAPDIFHAKQDYYVSRWQASQASDDKQDEAKSLTQKTDFESLRDERIRQRIWADVNADPVLLAQLKSEWAQAISIQKWAEFRESPAYQAEFKQFYETQFADDSNNVPIDYAYFETLAAAYPKGKQAFLEAVDQHQQTAKESAAHQQFDFESATKREFGQQWWATSPAADWVREHATEDGPKILAAGVKQFDQALGHVLRVPIQIGTALLLAVFMLIEWDSVKTGVANIRNTRLRSVFDEIAPGVVALGKLIGKSFQGQVVIAVINAFLTLIALWVIGVEYKFILAMVVFVFSFIPVVGVILSGVPLCGMAILQPGGSLLMAVQVIAAVALIHLIEGMVLSPRIIGKIGHLHPVLVIAILLIAEHFFGMWGLVLGVPVAIYLIRVVLLDLPIPGIYEPDRTPELE
- a CDS encoding APC family permease, encoding MSSTSEPKLGAFSTLSIGIGGMVGGGIFAVTGLTITATQGGAPVAFLIAGIVALLTSYSYLKLTLRYPGVGGTVDFLNRAFGTGIFTGAANILLLLSYVVLVAVYAYAFGSYGACFFPEPDRPFWTHALISGVIVGLVGVNALGGSLVVRAENVFNIVKILLLAAFIVAGLATPMEWSRLGTEHYVSPMGLVAGAMLIFLNYEGFELIANASKDVANPKRSLPIAYVGGVLIVIVIYMLIVAVVVGHLSFAEVAKDSDTALSVAAQDVMGRTGYIAIAIAALLATSSAINATFYSTGRLAYIIAKTGELPSELKRSFRGQHLEGTLITAVLALVVANFVPLDAIATMGSAGFLLLFLAVNVANVRLARQTNSRAWLSGLAALSTLVAMIVLCVKVDENPATRNHLWILVGMIVVSLTIEIVYRSLTGREVRMGRTPDSNPKSDVA
- a CDS encoding MarC family protein — its product is MNDQIQAIVTVLSLMNPAICAAMFTAAETDRPFDEKATDATKAALAILVILSIAALIGTRLLHVFGISLDAFMVAGGGVLAWMGFSMLNRHADAEASKSHQSLTPLILFAASPGTITGVITLSAVHTQLKLPITALISVAVATVCTWIVMLLAARFSSAQNGGGFLRDTMTRFMGLIVLSMGVQFALTGFHAFAKSGTVAG
- a CDS encoding DUF2254 domain-containing protein, whose product is MNASIITLWTRVRDSYWFVPSLLVVGSILLSFATTALDESLGSDWIDDIDWLSTNQPEGARAVLSTVAGSMITVAGVTFSMTILSISHTTSQIGPRLLNNFMADKANQFTLGVFISTFIYCLMVLRTVRSAESAPPGSDAVGDLAGAFVPQIAVVIGVLMAIASVGVLIFFIHHIPETIHVSNIIANIGKGINRHIDGQFPARVGEPRDEEIDRQQKLEMPDCFDSTAVQIDATTSGYLEYIDGNGLMQIACQHDLVMKIDRSPGDFVTPASLLMLVAPRERIDDDIRKELAAMFVFGVQRTTTQDLRFQINQLVEVAMRALSPGVNDPFTAISCMDWLQSALENLSARELPDSHRFDESQNLRLVATPVTFAGFASLVFDQLRPYVAADRNAALRMMTMLGDLAGQPMPSRDRRMLCRHACALRRECRRLLTDRRALHRVGQSYREVVQRLIACR